Proteins encoded in a region of the Tripterygium wilfordii isolate XIE 37 chromosome 21, ASM1340144v1, whole genome shotgun sequence genome:
- the LOC119988041 gene encoding stemmadenine O-acetyltransferase-like gives MANLSVEIISRETIKPSSPNVHSLHPFKISYFDQLTPTTYVPLIFFYTRDGVNLIDTSNTLTRLKKSLSETLDIYYPFSGRNRDNIVINSFQEGVPFSVARVSCRAVEFLRTRDTDSLNKFVPCQPFDKEKDMGIPIVSFQVNIFTCSGIAIGMCFSHKHGDGTTFASFFKTWAALSRGSSLDKTIYANLGNASTVFSPRNPLPQNYTILMDTLWFSERKLVTRRFVFDAKSIATLRSKARNHEKDQALPSRIEATTAFIWKCYMAASRTTLSTTKASLLVQAVNVRPRSMSNVLDGAIGNLFWWGAALANPADSELNQLVVKMRGGVSLFDDDYLKSLQGEEGFEVMSNLLDQLEEIISIEKPDVLAFTSWCYQGVYELNFGFGERVWAAVMGKAGPEFRNLVVYFETKWGKGIEAWITLDETRMAALEKDTEFLAFASPNPVISSL, from the coding sequence ATGGCCAATTTGAGTGTTGAAATCATTTCAAGAGAAACCATCAAACCATCTTCACCAAATGTTCACTCTCTTCATCCTTTCAAAATCTCATATTTTGATCAACTCACTCCCACTACTTACGTTCCACTCATCTTCTTTTACACAAGAGATGGTGTTAACCTCATCGACACGTCTAACACCCTAACTCGGCTCAAGAAATCCCTCTCCGAGACCCTTGACATCTATTATCCATTCTCCGGAAGAAATAGAGATAACATTGTCATCAATTCATTTCAAGAAGGTGTACCGTTTTCCGTAGCCCGAGTGAGTTGTCGTGCGGTCGAATTTTTAAGAACTCGAGACACCGACTCACTTAACAAATTTGTCCCGTGTCAACCCTTCGACAAGGAAAAAGACATGGGCATACCTATTGTGAGTTTTCAGGTTAACATTTTCACTTGCAGTGGCATAGCAATTGGGATGTGTTTTTCACACAAGCATGGCGACGGAACAACGTTCGCTAGTTTCTTTAAAACTTGGGCGGCACTTTCACGTGGGTCTAGTTTAGATAAAACAATTTATGCTAATCTTGGCAATGCATCAACTGTTTTTTCCCCAAGAAATCCATTGCCACAAAACTACACAATTTTAATGGACACCTTGTGGTTCTCCGAGAGAAAGCTGGTCACAAGGAGATTCGTTTTCGACGCAAAATCAATAGCAACACTAAGAAGCAAGGCAAGGAATCATGAAAAAGATCAGGCATTGCCATCGCGTATCGAAGCAACAACTGCTTTCATCTGGAAATGCTACATGGCAGCATCAAGAACCACTCTGAGCACCACAAAAGCATCATTGTTGGTGCAAGCAGTGAACGTAAGGCCGCGATCGATGTCGAACGTATTAGATGGTGCAATTGGGAACCTATTTTGGTGGGGAGCAGCACTAGCAAATCCTGCTGATTCAGAACTAAATCAGTTGGTGGTGAAGATGAGGGGAGGTGTTAGtctttttgatgatgattatttgAAGAGTTTACAAGGTGAGGAAGGGTTTGAGGTCATGTCCAACCTACTAGATCAGCTAGAGGAGATAATCTCTATTGAAAAACCAGATGTGTTGGCTTTTACTAGCTGGTGTTATCAAGGTGTGTATGAATTGAATTTCGGATTTGGCGAGCGGGTTTGGGCTGCTGTGATGGGGAAAGCTGGACCAGAATTTAGAAACCTCGTTGTGtattttgagaccaaatggggTAAAGGTATCGAAGCTTGGATTACCTTAGATGAAACAAGAATGGCTGCATTGGAAAAAGACACTGAGTTTCTAGcatttgcttctccaaatccGGTGATTTCAAGCTTGTGA
- the LOC119989318 gene encoding serine carboxypeptidase-like, translating into MKMEMPTLLSLVLLPLLLCSTLSSANMIEDLQLARPNFPSVHAEKMIRELNLSPKEDVNVIEGRDSVAGPRIVERRFRFPNLAETAVSEEDLGHHAGYYKIANSHDARMFYFFFESRKSKNDPIVIWLTGGPGCSSELAMFYENGPFTIADNMSLLWNEYGWDQASNLLYVDQPTGTGFSYSSDRRDIRHNEDGVSNDLYDFLQAFFEEHPQLQGNDFYITGESYAGHYIPAFAARVHRGNKAKEGIHINLKGFAIGNGLTDPAIQYKAYTDYALDMGLLKKSDYNRINKVIPVCEMAIKLCGTDGTVSCMASYFVCNAIFNGIMALNGGTNYYDIRKKCEGSLCYDFSNLEKFLNQKSVRDALGVAADLDFVSCSSTVYQAMLIDWMRNLEVGIPALLEDGIKLLVYAGEYDLICNWLGNSRWVHAMEWSGQKDFVASLEMPFTVDGSEAGALKSYGSLAFLKVHDAGHMVPMDQPKAALEMLKRWTQGTLSGPIADLETLAADM; encoded by the exons ATGAAAATGGAGATGCCGACTTTACTCTCTCTGGTTCTTCTGCCTCTTCTCCTCTGTTCGACTCTGTCGAGCGCGAACATGATCGAGGATCTTCAACTCGCGAGGCCGAATTTCCCGTCTGTTCATGCGGAGAAGATGATTAGGGAACTGAATTTGTCCCCAAAAGAGGATGTGAACGTGATTGAAGGTCGCGATTCCGTTGCTGGACCGAGGATCGTAGAGAGGCGATTCAGGTTCCCTAATTTGGCTGAGACTGCGGTGTCTGAGGAGGATTTGGGACACCACGCTGGTTATTACAAGATTGCGAACTCGCATGATGCTAG GATGTTTTACTTCTTCTTTGAATCACGCAAGAGCAAGAATGATCCCATTGTAATCTGGTTAACTGGAGGGCCAGGATGCAGTAGTGAATTGGCTATGTTTTATGAAAATGGCCCCTTCACTATTGCAGATAATATGTCTCTTCTATGGAATGAGTATGGCTGGGACCAG GCATCAAACCTTCTATATGTTGACCAGCCTACTGGAACTGGCTTTAGTTATAGTTCTGATAGGCGTGACATTCGTCACAATGAAGATGGAGTTAGCAATGACTTATATGACTTCCTACAG GCCTTCTTTGAGGAGCATCCTCAACTTCAAGGCAATGATTTCTACATTACTGGAGAATCATATGCTGGGCACTATATTCCTGCTTTTGCTGCTCGAGTCCACAGAGGAAACAAAGCTAAAGAAGGAATCCATATAAACTTGAAA GGATTTGCCATTGGTAATGGGCTTACTGATCCTGCAATTCAGTATAAAGCTTACACGGATTACGCATTGGATATGGGCCTACTTAAGAAGTCCGATTACAACCGCATCAACAAAGTCATTCCAGTTTGTGAAATGGCAATAAAACTTTGTG GCACTGATGGTACAGTCTCCTGTATGGCTTCATATTTTGTTTGCAATGCCATATTCAATGGCATCATGGCACTTAATGGTGGTACAAAT TACTATGACATTCGAAAGAAATGTGAGGGGAGCCTTTGCTATGACTTCTCAAACTTGGAGAAATTTCTGAACCAGAAATCTGTTAGGGATGCACTTGGTGTTGCCGCAGATTTAGACTTTGTCTCCTGTAGTTCAACGGTGTATCAGGCCATGCTTATTGACTGGATGAGGAATCTTGAGGTGGGCATTCCTGCTCTTCTTGAGGATGGAATCAAGCTGCTTGTTTATGCTGGAGAATATGATCTCATCTGCAACTGGCTTG GTAATTCAAGATGGGTTCATGCCATGGAGTGGTCTGGTCAGAAAGATTTTGTGGCATCTCTGGAAATGCCTTTCACAGTTGATGGTTCGGAAGCTGGGGCACTCAAGAGCTATGGGTCTCTTGCTTTCCTTAAg GTCCACGATGCAGGTCACATGGTTCCCATGGACCAGCCAAAGGCTGCATTAGAGATGTTGAAGAGGTGGACTCAGGGCACACTGTCTGGACCTATTGCTGATCTGGAAACATTGGCTGCCGACATGTGA
- the LOC119989319 gene encoding uncharacterized protein LOC119989319 isoform X3: protein MASATSFLSYFAKHYPLLTSSTSPNPFLAAQGSIASSSYSLSAESSKHHVQLKYFPPRASAEGAPSELIEDSKFVPLNDDDPVYGPPALLLLGFEVEEAAKIQMLLKELDGEFLEIAKSLPRICFLSGLSGEETMMFMDAFPETGLEPAVFAALVPNSANKPVQELIEEIMGDHEMLTGKQPGFK, encoded by the exons ATGGCTTCTGCTACGTCCTTCCTAAGTTATTTTGCAAAACATTATCCTCTTTTAACTTCCTCAACCTCGCCAAATCCTTTCCTTGCTGCACAGGGTTCCATAGCATCTTCTTCGTATTCTTTATCTGCCGAAAGTAGTAAGCATCATGTGCAGCTCAAATACTTCCCTCCAAGAGCATCTGCAGAAG GAGCTCCTTCTGAATTAATTGAAGATTCAAAGTTCGTTCCTTTAAATGATGATGACCCTGTATATGGCCCTCCT GCTTTGCTGCTGTTGGGCTTTGAAGTAGAGGAGGCAGCAAAG ATACAGATGCTTTTGAAAGAATTAGATGGTGAATTCCTTGAG ATTGCGAAGTCACTACCTCGTATCTGCTTCTTATCTGGCCTTAGTGGGGAGGAGACGATGATGTTCATGGATGCCTTTCCAGAAACTG GACTGGAACCGGCTGTATTTGCAGCTCTTGTGCCCAACAGCGCCAATAAACCAGTGCAGGAGTTGATCGAAGAGATTATGGGAGACCATGAAATGCTG ACAGGGAAGCAACCCGGATTCAAATAG
- the LOC119989319 gene encoding uncharacterized protein LOC119989319 isoform X2, translated as MASATSFLSYFAKHYPLLTSSTSPNPFLAAQGSIASSSYSLSAESSKHHVQLKYFPPRASAEGAPSELIEDSKFVPLNDDDPVYGPPIQMLLKELDGEFLEVIFCTEEMINRSLWEAMQTKQTNLEAVKIAKSLPRICFLSGLSGEETMMFMDAFPETGLEPAVFAALVPNSANKPVQELIEEIMGDHEMLTGKQPGFK; from the exons ATGGCTTCTGCTACGTCCTTCCTAAGTTATTTTGCAAAACATTATCCTCTTTTAACTTCCTCAACCTCGCCAAATCCTTTCCTTGCTGCACAGGGTTCCATAGCATCTTCTTCGTATTCTTTATCTGCCGAAAGTAGTAAGCATCATGTGCAGCTCAAATACTTCCCTCCAAGAGCATCTGCAGAAG GAGCTCCTTCTGAATTAATTGAAGATTCAAAGTTCGTTCCTTTAAATGATGATGACCCTGTATATGGCCCTCCT ATACAGATGCTTTTGAAAGAATTAGATGGTGAATTCCTTGAG GTCATTTTCTGTACCGAGGAGATGATTAATCGTTCGCTATGGGAAGCAATGCAGACAAAGCAAACCAATTTAGAGGCAGTGAAG ATTGCGAAGTCACTACCTCGTATCTGCTTCTTATCTGGCCTTAGTGGGGAGGAGACGATGATGTTCATGGATGCCTTTCCAGAAACTG GACTGGAACCGGCTGTATTTGCAGCTCTTGTGCCCAACAGCGCCAATAAACCAGTGCAGGAGTTGATCGAAGAGATTATGGGAGACCATGAAATGCTG ACAGGGAAGCAACCCGGATTCAAATAG
- the LOC119989319 gene encoding uncharacterized protein LOC119989319 isoform X1, protein MASATSFLSYFAKHYPLLTSSTSPNPFLAAQGSIASSSYSLSAESSKHHVQLKYFPPRASAEGAPSELIEDSKFVPLNDDDPVYGPPALLLLGFEVEEAAKIQMLLKELDGEFLEVIFCTEEMINRSLWEAMQTKQTNLEAVKIAKSLPRICFLSGLSGEETMMFMDAFPETGLEPAVFAALVPNSANKPVQELIEEIMGDHEMLTGKQPGFK, encoded by the exons ATGGCTTCTGCTACGTCCTTCCTAAGTTATTTTGCAAAACATTATCCTCTTTTAACTTCCTCAACCTCGCCAAATCCTTTCCTTGCTGCACAGGGTTCCATAGCATCTTCTTCGTATTCTTTATCTGCCGAAAGTAGTAAGCATCATGTGCAGCTCAAATACTTCCCTCCAAGAGCATCTGCAGAAG GAGCTCCTTCTGAATTAATTGAAGATTCAAAGTTCGTTCCTTTAAATGATGATGACCCTGTATATGGCCCTCCT GCTTTGCTGCTGTTGGGCTTTGAAGTAGAGGAGGCAGCAAAG ATACAGATGCTTTTGAAAGAATTAGATGGTGAATTCCTTGAG GTCATTTTCTGTACCGAGGAGATGATTAATCGTTCGCTATGGGAAGCAATGCAGACAAAGCAAACCAATTTAGAGGCAGTGAAG ATTGCGAAGTCACTACCTCGTATCTGCTTCTTATCTGGCCTTAGTGGGGAGGAGACGATGATGTTCATGGATGCCTTTCCAGAAACTG GACTGGAACCGGCTGTATTTGCAGCTCTTGTGCCCAACAGCGCCAATAAACCAGTGCAGGAGTTGATCGAAGAGATTATGGGAGACCATGAAATGCTG ACAGGGAAGCAACCCGGATTCAAATAG
- the LOC119988484 gene encoding uncharacterized protein LOC119988484 produces MHGFSIVDGFAELNECLAEMIKYIANEPSLGLYYVQQHSQNTVPNVINLNNHVVEKSQETTLHTEDLEDSIAMVGSVKECGFLIAEEMIKDIGKSLAIMSQKQPRRGLIHNPTSSFHVGRSSSWGPAMWGRTAVSSRQNYQRKDGYFSTVFKSAKQKANNCKWPQLDPKELVQSTDPRQ; encoded by the coding sequence ATGCATGGATTCTCCATTGTTGATGGCTTTGCGGAGTTAAATGAGTGCTTGGCAGAGATGATTAAATACATCGCGAATGAACCCTCACTGGGGCTGTACTATGTACAGCAGCATTCACAAAACACAGTGCCTAATGTCATTAATCTCAACAATCATGTGGTGGAAAAATCTCAAGAAACAACATTGCATACTGAAGATTTGGAAGATTCTATTGCCATGGTGGGCTCTGTGAAGGAGTGTGGTTTCCTCATTGCTGAAGAGATGATTAAAGACATTGGAAAATCTTTAGCAATCATGTCACAGAAGCAACCAAGAAGAGGATTAATCCATAATCCGACTTCAAGTTTTCATGTGGGAAGAAGCAGTTCCTGGGGTCCTGCAATGTGGGGGCGTACTGCAGTTTCTTCCCGGCAGAATTACCAAAGAAAAGACGGTTATTTTTCGACTGTGTTCAAGTCAGCAAAGCAAAAGGCCAACAATTGCAAATGGCCGCAACTTGATCCCAAAGAACTTGTACAGAGTACAGACCCAAGGCAATAA